One Streptomyces sp. R28 DNA window includes the following coding sequences:
- a CDS encoding SpoIIE family protein phosphatase, whose product MEHVSAAAIIDAHGVVTGWSEGARRLTGLTGEEALGRPVRELLAEQPPPEAVAALAGTAVLRHRDGSPVALNLTACVLIGDDGGPGGYVITTVPSDRAEPTLAEQAFQQASMSMSVFDADQRYLRLNEAACKAMGVPEEVMLGRHFSETVEDEVHSRGFLRHMRKVAESGRPLRHESFTGAPALNREHAWTTDMWPVRDSSGRLVGTALAAFDSTEQYWARQRLALLNEAAATIGTTLDLVRTAEEVVAVMVPRFADFASVDLFDWVLGAEEAPLLAGTEIALRRVAHGSGTEGTPEAAVHLGEVDFYPPFSPPARAILEGTVMLSQAGESAFLRWVAERNARAPAGRRHRVGAHSMMAAPLRARGTTLGVVVAVRIRQPDDYVADDAVFAEELASRAAVCIDNARRFARERTTALALQHNLLPRGLSGQAAVEVAHRYRPSGSQAGLGGDWFDVIPLSGGRVALVVGDVVGHGIPSSATMGRLCTAVRTLADVDLPPDELLTHLDDLVTHLAGDDSDEVAELGATCLYSVYDPVTRRLTLAAAGHPPPALVLPDGTTQVIELSAGPPLGVGGLPFEAMEVELPEGSLVALYTDGLIEDRDRDIDHAIAELCRALTAPPDTLDALCDTVLKAVLPEEPSDDVALLLARTRALGADRIATWDVLPDPEHVAATRQAATEQLTAWGLDEAAFVTELVVSELVTNAIRYGAPPIQLRLIRDRTLICEVSDGSSTSPHLRRAHAYDEGGRGLLLVAQLTQRWGSRQTGSGKTIWAEQPLPPI is encoded by the coding sequence ATGGAGCACGTCTCCGCTGCGGCGATCATCGATGCCCACGGTGTCGTCACCGGGTGGAGCGAGGGCGCCCGGCGGCTGACGGGCCTGACGGGCGAGGAAGCACTGGGACGACCGGTGCGGGAGCTGCTCGCCGAGCAGCCGCCGCCCGAAGCCGTGGCCGCGCTGGCCGGCACCGCCGTGCTGCGTCACCGGGACGGCTCGCCCGTCGCCCTGAACCTGACGGCATGCGTCCTGATCGGCGACGACGGCGGGCCGGGCGGATACGTGATCACCACCGTGCCGTCCGACCGTGCCGAGCCCACGCTCGCGGAGCAGGCCTTCCAGCAGGCATCCATGTCCATGTCCGTCTTCGACGCCGACCAGCGCTACCTGCGGCTCAACGAAGCCGCGTGCAAGGCCATGGGCGTACCCGAGGAGGTCATGCTCGGCCGCCACTTCTCGGAGACCGTGGAGGACGAGGTGCACAGCCGGGGCTTTCTGCGGCACATGCGCAAGGTCGCCGAGTCGGGCCGGCCGCTGCGCCACGAGAGCTTCACCGGCGCCCCGGCCCTGAACCGCGAGCACGCCTGGACCACCGACATGTGGCCGGTACGGGACTCCTCGGGCCGGCTGGTCGGCACCGCGCTGGCCGCGTTCGACAGCACCGAGCAGTACTGGGCGCGGCAGCGGCTGGCCCTGCTGAACGAGGCCGCGGCCACCATCGGCACCACCCTGGACCTGGTGCGCACGGCGGAGGAAGTGGTCGCGGTCATGGTGCCCCGGTTCGCCGACTTCGCCAGCGTGGACCTGTTCGACTGGGTCCTGGGGGCGGAGGAGGCGCCGCTGCTGGCCGGCACCGAGATCGCGCTGCGCCGCGTCGCCCACGGCTCCGGCACCGAGGGCACCCCGGAAGCGGCCGTGCACCTGGGCGAGGTGGACTTCTACCCGCCGTTCTCGCCGCCCGCACGGGCGATCCTGGAGGGCACGGTGATGCTCAGCCAGGCAGGTGAGTCGGCGTTCCTGCGCTGGGTGGCGGAACGCAACGCGCGCGCTCCGGCCGGCCGGCGCCACCGCGTCGGCGCCCACTCCATGATGGCGGCGCCGCTGCGGGCCCGCGGCACCACGCTCGGCGTCGTGGTGGCCGTGCGCATCAGGCAACCGGACGACTACGTCGCCGACGACGCCGTCTTCGCCGAGGAACTCGCCAGCCGGGCCGCCGTCTGCATCGACAACGCCCGCCGCTTCGCCCGGGAACGCACCACCGCGCTGGCCCTGCAGCACAACCTGCTGCCCCGGGGACTGTCCGGGCAGGCGGCCGTGGAGGTGGCCCACCGCTATCGGCCGTCCGGATCGCAGGCCGGCCTCGGCGGCGACTGGTTCGACGTGATCCCGCTGTCCGGCGGCCGCGTCGCCCTCGTCGTCGGCGACGTCGTCGGACACGGCATCCCGTCGTCGGCCACCATGGGCCGCCTGTGCACGGCCGTACGCACCCTCGCCGACGTGGACCTGCCGCCCGACGAACTCCTCACCCACCTGGACGACCTGGTCACCCATCTGGCCGGGGACGACAGCGACGAGGTCGCCGAACTGGGCGCCACCTGCCTCTACTCCGTCTACGACCCCGTCACCCGCCGCCTCACCCTGGCAGCCGCCGGCCATCCACCACCGGCCCTCGTCCTGCCCGACGGCACCACCCAGGTCATCGAGCTGAGCGCCGGGCCCCCGCTCGGCGTCGGCGGGCTGCCCTTCGAGGCGATGGAGGTGGAACTGCCCGAGGGCTCCCTGGTCGCCCTGTACACGGACGGCCTCATCGAGGACCGCGACCGCGACATCGACCACGCCATCGCCGAACTGTGCCGCGCGCTGACCGCGCCCCCCGACACTCTCGACGCCCTGTGCGACACCGTGCTGAAGGCCGTCCTGCCGGAGGAACCCAGCGACGACGTGGCCCTGCTCCTGGCCCGCACCCGGGCTCTGGGCGCGGACCGCATCGCCACCTGGGACGTGCTGCCGGACCCGGAGCACGTGGCGGCCACCCGGCAGGCCGCCACGGAGCAACTGACCGCCTGGGGACTGGACGAGGCCGCCTTCGTCACCGAACTCGTCGTCAGCGAACTCGTCACCAACGCCATCCGGTACGGCGCACCCCCCATCCAGCTCCGCCTGATCCGCGACCGCACCCTCATCTGCGAGGTCTCCGACGGCAGTTCCACCTCCCCGCATCTGCGCCGGGCCCACGCCTACGACGAGGGCGGCCGCGGACTGCTGCTGGTCGCCCAGCTCACCCAGCGCTGGGGGAGCCGGCAGACCGGCAGCGGCAAGACGATCTGGGCCGAACAGCCGCTGCCGCCGATCTGA
- a CDS encoding cupin domain-containing protein has protein sequence MRTALRTAVTGAVAAATVLVCAPAHATPPGPGVTARLISQKTVGDTDYTLREITVPPGQATGWHYHDGPLYAVVKQGTLSHFDSTCASDGVYPGGSFVQEPAGPDNVHIGRNLGDTTLVLDVLYVLPHGAPFSEDAPNPGCPFQ, from the coding sequence ATGCGCACCGCGCTCCGTACCGCCGTCACCGGCGCCGTGGCCGCCGCCACCGTCCTCGTCTGTGCGCCCGCCCACGCCACACCTCCCGGGCCGGGGGTGACCGCCCGGCTCATCAGTCAGAAGACGGTCGGTGACACCGACTACACCCTGCGGGAGATCACCGTGCCGCCGGGCCAGGCCACCGGTTGGCACTACCACGACGGTCCGCTCTACGCCGTGGTGAAGCAGGGCACGCTCAGCCACTTCGACTCGACCTGCGCCTCCGACGGCGTGTACCCCGGAGGCAGCTTCGTGCAGGAGCCGGCCGGGCCGGACAACGTGCACATCGGGCGCAACCTCGGCGACACCACGCTCGTCCTCGATGTGCTCTATGTGCTGCCGCACGGGGCGCCGTTCTCCGAGGACGCACCCAACCCCGGCTGCCCGTTCCAGTGA